One Aethina tumida isolate Nest 87 chromosome 5, icAetTumi1.1, whole genome shotgun sequence genomic window carries:
- the LOC109601602 gene encoding testis-expressed protein 9-like, which yields MEPDLLKKEQEYHKENQKLEIKTKELMKKVDDVMKLQDEILKGKFCPKAIINDNAIGDNSFVKCNDDVITLQDLNIPASVDDVNLRAKLCYFNTYIKTLKSDLSKLHQECNLKDEALYHLQNENVKLYEERKRMLVRTVSDRNMSTKYETMISNLNNTIAERDGEMHSLKKHNVALKREVKTLKGEIIAMEIQLNNFTGEADKYKNELKKVKEHEKSTNENHKKKIRELEAVIKNKDKNKADLHEGFKKQQLLIDNLKKQKMHIEATQIAEVSHHMYLKLLDWNVTA from the coding sequence ATGGAACCAGATCTCTTAAAAAAGGAGCAAGAATACCACAAGGAGAACCAAAAGCTCGAGATCAAAACCAAAGAGTTGATGAAGAAGGTGGACGATGTAATGAAGCTGCAGGATGAGATTTTGAAGGGCAAATTTTGCCCTAAagcaataataaatgataacgCAATTGGTGATAACAGTTTCGTGAAATGTAACGACGACGTTATCACATTGCAAGACTTGAACATTCCGGCGTCTGTGGACGACGTGAATCTCAGAGCCAAGTTGTGCTACTTCAACACCTACATCAAAACCCTTAAAAGTGACCTAAGTAAATTACATCAGGAATGTAATTTAAAGGATGAGGCACTGTACCACCTACAAAACGAAAACGTCAAGCTATACGAAGAAAGGAAGAGGATGTTGGTGCGCACAGTGAGTGACAGGAACATGTCCACCAAATACGAAACGATGATAAGCAACTTGAACAACACAATAGCCGAAAGGGATGGGGAGATGCACTCACTGAAGAAGCACAACGTCGCCCTCAAGCGCGAAGTCAAAACTTTAAAAGGGGAGATCATCGCCATGGAAATACAACTCAACAACTTCACGGGCGAAGCTGACAAATACAAAAACGAACTGAAGAAGGTCAAGGAACACGAAAAGTCAACGAACGAGAATCACAAGAAGAAAATTAGGGAACTTGAAGCTGTGATCAAGAACAAAGACAAGAACAAAGCGGATTTGCATGAGGGGTTTAAGAAGCAACAACTTTTGATCGACAATTTGAAGAAGCAGAAGATGCACATCGAAGCCACCCAAATTGCCGAAGTGTCCCATCACATGTACCTTAAGTTACTCGACTGGAACGTCACTGCTTAA
- the LOC109601604 gene encoding POU domain, class 6, transcription factor 2 isoform X4 has translation MAEGSVEEDSSEMLGPTIAPVLQTPAPSNCSLKDEESDCESSIGSPEPALAMGIDGSTDLSMGPKPTHTRMEDTNIGESKMSPTAHLNGTMAGLVTLQNLQNLATLQQSLPQVASLAAGLTNMAGLTGNPPINAPLNLSVSASAATPRSSQSSSVSDMSPVIMTPNVNTPQPPQSTPLPTQNPLINAQQPAPMPQFILASGQLVQGIQGAQLLIPTSQGLATQTILTIPVNHVNSSDQMVNLALNNGQVMQTSLANLQAMAQTNLINNAGSTVPTTNGTINPNLLNPATLSHLLSNGSTQSLLQTLPPNPPILNPMQQPLLTQAPTLLTTTQQHNSRSPMNHLPQISNNTHYQDTKMHQPIIRNNSPPASASSVTRMPSNGEISINTSMGGNSSQNVSQVKRSPSSLSPNCTDNSTADLLIDSPNQPTINQTSSNVVDGINLDEIKDFAKAFKLRRLSLGLTQTQVGQALSVTEGPAYSQSAICRFEKLDITPKSAQKIKPVLERWMKEAEERYKSGQNHLTDFIGIEPSKKRKRRTSFTPQALELLNAHFERNTHPSGTEITGLAHQLGYEREVIRIWFCNKRQALKNTVRMMSKSMV, from the exons gaGAGCGACTGCGAAAGTTCGATAGGCTCGCCAGAACCGGCACTGGCGATGGGCATAGACGGAAGCACCGACCTGTCGATGGGACCAAAGCCGACGCACACCAGGATGGAGGACACGAACATCGGCGAGTCGAAGATGTCGCCGACGGCCCATCTGAACGGTACAA TGGCCGGCCTGGTGACGCTGCAGAACCTGCAGAACCTGGCGACGTTGCAGCAGAGCCTTCCGCAGGTGGCGTCGCTCGCCGCCGGACTGACCAACATGGCAGGACTGACGGGGAATCCGCCGATCAACGCACCTTTGAATTTGAGCGTCAGCGCATCAG CTGCCACACCGAGGAGTAGTCAGAGCAGCAGCGTCTCAGATATGTCCCCAGTGATCATGACACCCAACGTAAATACCCCCCAGCCGCCCCAAAGTACGCCACTGCCCACCCAGAACCCCCTGATTAACGCCCAACAGCCGGCGCCCATGCCCCAATTCATCCTTGCCTCCGGACAACTAGTCCAAGGCATCCAGGGAGCCCAACTCCTCATACCCACGTCACAAG GTTTGGCCACACAGACAATCTTAACAATTCCGGTGAATCATGTAAATAGCTCCGATCAAATGGTGAACCTGGCACTGAATAATGGACAAGTTATGCAGACGTCCCTTGCCAATTTACAGGCCATGGCCcagactaatttaataaacaacgcCGGCAGCACAG TTCCGACAACAAACGGCACAATTAACCCGAACCTCCTCAACCCCGCCACCCTGTCCCACTTATTGTCCAACGGTTCCACCCAGAGCTTGCTCCAGACCTTACCCCCCAACCCCCCAATCTTGAACCCCATGCAGCAACCCTTGTTGACTCAAGCACCCACGTTGCTGACCACCACGCAGCAGCACAACTCCAGGAGCCCCATGAACCACCTGCCGCAGATCAGCAACAACACCCACTACCAGGACACCAAGATGCACCAACCCATCATCAG GAACAATTCGCCTCCGGCCTCGGCCTCCAGCGTCACCAGGATGCCGAGCAACGGCGAGATCAGCATCAACACCTCAATGGGCGGCAACTCTAGTCAGAACGTCAGCCAGGTGAAGAGGTCGCCGTCGTCCCTGTCGCCCAACTGCACCGACAACTCCACCGCCGACCTCCTCATAGATTCGCCCA atcagCCGACTATTAACCAAACGAGTAGTAATGTAGTGGACGGGATTAACTTAGATGAAATTAAAGACTTTGCGAAAGCGTTTAAATTGAGAAGACTTTCTTTAGGATTGACGCAAACCCAAGTCGGTCAAGCCTTAAGCGTCACCGAGGGTCCTGCTTACAGCCAAAGTGCCATCTGCAG GTTCGAGAAGTTGGACATAACGCCGAAGAGCGCCCAGAAGATCAAGCCGGTGTTGGAGCGGTGGATGAAGGAGGCCGAAGAAAG ATACAAAAGCGGACAGAACCACCTGACGGACTTCATCGGCATCGAGCCGTCCAAGAAGAGGAAACGGAGGACGTCGTTCACTCCTCAAGCTTTGGAGCTGCTCAACGCCCACTTCGAAAGGAACACCCACCCTTCGGGCACGGAAATAACGGGGCTGGCCCACCAGTTGGGGTACGAAAGGGAGGTCATACGGATCTGGTTCTGCAACAAGAGGCAAGCTTTAAAAAACACGGTGCGGATGATGTCAAAAAGCATGGTATAA
- the LOC109601604 gene encoding POU domain, class 6, transcription factor 2 isoform X3 → MAEGSVEEDSSEMLGPTIAPVLQTPAPSNCSLKDEESDCESSIGSPEPALAMGIDGSTDLSMGPKPTHTRMEDTNIGESKMSPTAHLNGTMAGLVTLQNLQNLATLQQSLPQVASLAAGLTNMAGLTGNPPINAPLNLSVSASAATPRSSQSSSVSDMSPVIMTPNVNTPQPPQSTPLPTQNPLINAQQPAPMPQFILASGQLVQGIQGAQLLIPTSQGLATQTILTIPVNHVNSSDQMVNLALNNGQVMQTSLANLQAMAQTNLINNAGSTVPTTNGTINPNLLNPATLSHLLSNGSTQSLLQTLPPNPPILNPMQQPLLTQAPTLLTTTQQHNSRSPMNHLPQISNNTHYQDTKMHQPIIRNNSPPASASSVTRMPSNGEISINTSMGGNSSQNVSQVKRSPSSLSPNCTDNSTADLLIDSPNQPTINQTSSNVVDGINLDEIKDFAKAFKLRRLSLGLTQTQVGQALSVTEGPAYSQSAICRFEKLDITPKSAQKIKPVLERWMKEAEESFAVSRYKSGQNHLTDFIGIEPSKKRKRRTSFTPQALELLNAHFERNTHPSGTEITGLAHQLGYEREVIRIWFCNKRQALKNTVRMMSKSMV, encoded by the exons gaGAGCGACTGCGAAAGTTCGATAGGCTCGCCAGAACCGGCACTGGCGATGGGCATAGACGGAAGCACCGACCTGTCGATGGGACCAAAGCCGACGCACACCAGGATGGAGGACACGAACATCGGCGAGTCGAAGATGTCGCCGACGGCCCATCTGAACGGTACAA TGGCCGGCCTGGTGACGCTGCAGAACCTGCAGAACCTGGCGACGTTGCAGCAGAGCCTTCCGCAGGTGGCGTCGCTCGCCGCCGGACTGACCAACATGGCAGGACTGACGGGGAATCCGCCGATCAACGCACCTTTGAATTTGAGCGTCAGCGCATCAG CTGCCACACCGAGGAGTAGTCAGAGCAGCAGCGTCTCAGATATGTCCCCAGTGATCATGACACCCAACGTAAATACCCCCCAGCCGCCCCAAAGTACGCCACTGCCCACCCAGAACCCCCTGATTAACGCCCAACAGCCGGCGCCCATGCCCCAATTCATCCTTGCCTCCGGACAACTAGTCCAAGGCATCCAGGGAGCCCAACTCCTCATACCCACGTCACAAG GTTTGGCCACACAGACAATCTTAACAATTCCGGTGAATCATGTAAATAGCTCCGATCAAATGGTGAACCTGGCACTGAATAATGGACAAGTTATGCAGACGTCCCTTGCCAATTTACAGGCCATGGCCcagactaatttaataaacaacgcCGGCAGCACAG TTCCGACAACAAACGGCACAATTAACCCGAACCTCCTCAACCCCGCCACCCTGTCCCACTTATTGTCCAACGGTTCCACCCAGAGCTTGCTCCAGACCTTACCCCCCAACCCCCCAATCTTGAACCCCATGCAGCAACCCTTGTTGACTCAAGCACCCACGTTGCTGACCACCACGCAGCAGCACAACTCCAGGAGCCCCATGAACCACCTGCCGCAGATCAGCAACAACACCCACTACCAGGACACCAAGATGCACCAACCCATCATCAG GAACAATTCGCCTCCGGCCTCGGCCTCCAGCGTCACCAGGATGCCGAGCAACGGCGAGATCAGCATCAACACCTCAATGGGCGGCAACTCTAGTCAGAACGTCAGCCAGGTGAAGAGGTCGCCGTCGTCCCTGTCGCCCAACTGCACCGACAACTCCACCGCCGACCTCCTCATAGATTCGCCCA atcagCCGACTATTAACCAAACGAGTAGTAATGTAGTGGACGGGATTAACTTAGATGAAATTAAAGACTTTGCGAAAGCGTTTAAATTGAGAAGACTTTCTTTAGGATTGACGCAAACCCAAGTCGGTCAAGCCTTAAGCGTCACCGAGGGTCCTGCTTACAGCCAAAGTGCCATCTGCAG GTTCGAGAAGTTGGACATAACGCCGAAGAGCGCCCAGAAGATCAAGCCGGTGTTGGAGCGGTGGATGAAGGAGGCCGAAGAAAG TTTTGCTGTTTCCAGATACAAAAGCGGACAGAACCACCTGACGGACTTCATCGGCATCGAGCCGTCCAAGAAGAGGAAACGGAGGACGTCGTTCACTCCTCAAGCTTTGGAGCTGCTCAACGCCCACTTCGAAAGGAACACCCACCCTTCGGGCACGGAAATAACGGGGCTGGCCCACCAGTTGGGGTACGAAAGGGAGGTCATACGGATCTGGTTCTGCAACAAGAGGCAAGCTTTAAAAAACACGGTGCGGATGATGTCAAAAAGCATGGTATAA
- the LOC109601604 gene encoding POU domain, class 6, transcription factor 2 isoform X2 codes for MAEGSVEEDSSEMLGPTIAPVLQTPAPSNCSLKDEESDCESSIGSPEPALAMGIDGSTDLSMGPKPTHTRMEDTNIGESKMSPTAHLNGTMAGLVTLQNLQNLATLQQSLPQVASLAAGLTNMAGLTGNPPINAPLNLSVSASAATPRSSQSSSVSDMSPVIMTPNVNTPQPPQSTPLPTQNPLINAQQPAPMPQFILASGQLVQGIQGAQLLIPTSQGLATQTILTIPVNHVNSSDQMVNLALNNGQVMQTSLANLQAMAQTNLINNAGSTVPTTNGTINPNLLNPATLSHLLSNGSTQSLLQTLPPNPPILNPMQQPLLTQAPTLLTTTQQHNSRSPMNHLPQISNNTHYQDTKMHQPIIRNNSPPASASSVTRMPSNGEISINTSMGGNSSQNVSQVKRSPSSLSPNCTDNSTADLLIDSPNQPTINQTSSNVVDGINLDEIKDFAKAFKLRRLSLGLTQTQVGQALSVTEGPAYSQSAICSALASQMFAAAQLSSQQQAMFEKLDITPKSAQKIKPVLERWMKEAEERYKSGQNHLTDFIGIEPSKKRKRRTSFTPQALELLNAHFERNTHPSGTEITGLAHQLGYEREVIRIWFCNKRQALKNTVRMMSKSMV; via the exons gaGAGCGACTGCGAAAGTTCGATAGGCTCGCCAGAACCGGCACTGGCGATGGGCATAGACGGAAGCACCGACCTGTCGATGGGACCAAAGCCGACGCACACCAGGATGGAGGACACGAACATCGGCGAGTCGAAGATGTCGCCGACGGCCCATCTGAACGGTACAA TGGCCGGCCTGGTGACGCTGCAGAACCTGCAGAACCTGGCGACGTTGCAGCAGAGCCTTCCGCAGGTGGCGTCGCTCGCCGCCGGACTGACCAACATGGCAGGACTGACGGGGAATCCGCCGATCAACGCACCTTTGAATTTGAGCGTCAGCGCATCAG CTGCCACACCGAGGAGTAGTCAGAGCAGCAGCGTCTCAGATATGTCCCCAGTGATCATGACACCCAACGTAAATACCCCCCAGCCGCCCCAAAGTACGCCACTGCCCACCCAGAACCCCCTGATTAACGCCCAACAGCCGGCGCCCATGCCCCAATTCATCCTTGCCTCCGGACAACTAGTCCAAGGCATCCAGGGAGCCCAACTCCTCATACCCACGTCACAAG GTTTGGCCACACAGACAATCTTAACAATTCCGGTGAATCATGTAAATAGCTCCGATCAAATGGTGAACCTGGCACTGAATAATGGACAAGTTATGCAGACGTCCCTTGCCAATTTACAGGCCATGGCCcagactaatttaataaacaacgcCGGCAGCACAG TTCCGACAACAAACGGCACAATTAACCCGAACCTCCTCAACCCCGCCACCCTGTCCCACTTATTGTCCAACGGTTCCACCCAGAGCTTGCTCCAGACCTTACCCCCCAACCCCCCAATCTTGAACCCCATGCAGCAACCCTTGTTGACTCAAGCACCCACGTTGCTGACCACCACGCAGCAGCACAACTCCAGGAGCCCCATGAACCACCTGCCGCAGATCAGCAACAACACCCACTACCAGGACACCAAGATGCACCAACCCATCATCAG GAACAATTCGCCTCCGGCCTCGGCCTCCAGCGTCACCAGGATGCCGAGCAACGGCGAGATCAGCATCAACACCTCAATGGGCGGCAACTCTAGTCAGAACGTCAGCCAGGTGAAGAGGTCGCCGTCGTCCCTGTCGCCCAACTGCACCGACAACTCCACCGCCGACCTCCTCATAGATTCGCCCA atcagCCGACTATTAACCAAACGAGTAGTAATGTAGTGGACGGGATTAACTTAGATGAAATTAAAGACTTTGCGAAAGCGTTTAAATTGAGAAGACTTTCTTTAGGATTGACGCAAACCCAAGTCGGTCAAGCCTTAAGCGTCACCGAGGGTCCTGCTTACAGCCAAAGTGCCATCTGCAG TGCCCTGGCGTCTCAGATGTTCGCGGCGGCGCAACTCTCATCGCAACAGCAAGCAAT GTTCGAGAAGTTGGACATAACGCCGAAGAGCGCCCAGAAGATCAAGCCGGTGTTGGAGCGGTGGATGAAGGAGGCCGAAGAAAG ATACAAAAGCGGACAGAACCACCTGACGGACTTCATCGGCATCGAGCCGTCCAAGAAGAGGAAACGGAGGACGTCGTTCACTCCTCAAGCTTTGGAGCTGCTCAACGCCCACTTCGAAAGGAACACCCACCCTTCGGGCACGGAAATAACGGGGCTGGCCCACCAGTTGGGGTACGAAAGGGAGGTCATACGGATCTGGTTCTGCAACAAGAGGCAAGCTTTAAAAAACACGGTGCGGATGATGTCAAAAAGCATGGTATAA
- the LOC109601604 gene encoding POU domain, class 6, transcription factor 2 isoform X1, which produces MAEGSVEEDSSEMLGPTIAPVLQTPAPSNCSLKDEESDCESSIGSPEPALAMGIDGSTDLSMGPKPTHTRMEDTNIGESKMSPTAHLNGTMAGLVTLQNLQNLATLQQSLPQVASLAAGLTNMAGLTGNPPINAPLNLSVSASAATPRSSQSSSVSDMSPVIMTPNVNTPQPPQSTPLPTQNPLINAQQPAPMPQFILASGQLVQGIQGAQLLIPTSQGLATQTILTIPVNHVNSSDQMVNLALNNGQVMQTSLANLQAMAQTNLINNAGSTVPTTNGTINPNLLNPATLSHLLSNGSTQSLLQTLPPNPPILNPMQQPLLTQAPTLLTTTQQHNSRSPMNHLPQISNNTHYQDTKMHQPIIRNNSPPASASSVTRMPSNGEISINTSMGGNSSQNVSQVKRSPSSLSPNCTDNSTADLLIDSPNQPTINQTSSNVVDGINLDEIKDFAKAFKLRRLSLGLTQTQVGQALSVTEGPAYSQSAICSALASQMFAAAQLSSQQQAMFEKLDITPKSAQKIKPVLERWMKEAEESFAVSRYKSGQNHLTDFIGIEPSKKRKRRTSFTPQALELLNAHFERNTHPSGTEITGLAHQLGYEREVIRIWFCNKRQALKNTVRMMSKSMV; this is translated from the exons gaGAGCGACTGCGAAAGTTCGATAGGCTCGCCAGAACCGGCACTGGCGATGGGCATAGACGGAAGCACCGACCTGTCGATGGGACCAAAGCCGACGCACACCAGGATGGAGGACACGAACATCGGCGAGTCGAAGATGTCGCCGACGGCCCATCTGAACGGTACAA TGGCCGGCCTGGTGACGCTGCAGAACCTGCAGAACCTGGCGACGTTGCAGCAGAGCCTTCCGCAGGTGGCGTCGCTCGCCGCCGGACTGACCAACATGGCAGGACTGACGGGGAATCCGCCGATCAACGCACCTTTGAATTTGAGCGTCAGCGCATCAG CTGCCACACCGAGGAGTAGTCAGAGCAGCAGCGTCTCAGATATGTCCCCAGTGATCATGACACCCAACGTAAATACCCCCCAGCCGCCCCAAAGTACGCCACTGCCCACCCAGAACCCCCTGATTAACGCCCAACAGCCGGCGCCCATGCCCCAATTCATCCTTGCCTCCGGACAACTAGTCCAAGGCATCCAGGGAGCCCAACTCCTCATACCCACGTCACAAG GTTTGGCCACACAGACAATCTTAACAATTCCGGTGAATCATGTAAATAGCTCCGATCAAATGGTGAACCTGGCACTGAATAATGGACAAGTTATGCAGACGTCCCTTGCCAATTTACAGGCCATGGCCcagactaatttaataaacaacgcCGGCAGCACAG TTCCGACAACAAACGGCACAATTAACCCGAACCTCCTCAACCCCGCCACCCTGTCCCACTTATTGTCCAACGGTTCCACCCAGAGCTTGCTCCAGACCTTACCCCCCAACCCCCCAATCTTGAACCCCATGCAGCAACCCTTGTTGACTCAAGCACCCACGTTGCTGACCACCACGCAGCAGCACAACTCCAGGAGCCCCATGAACCACCTGCCGCAGATCAGCAACAACACCCACTACCAGGACACCAAGATGCACCAACCCATCATCAG GAACAATTCGCCTCCGGCCTCGGCCTCCAGCGTCACCAGGATGCCGAGCAACGGCGAGATCAGCATCAACACCTCAATGGGCGGCAACTCTAGTCAGAACGTCAGCCAGGTGAAGAGGTCGCCGTCGTCCCTGTCGCCCAACTGCACCGACAACTCCACCGCCGACCTCCTCATAGATTCGCCCA atcagCCGACTATTAACCAAACGAGTAGTAATGTAGTGGACGGGATTAACTTAGATGAAATTAAAGACTTTGCGAAAGCGTTTAAATTGAGAAGACTTTCTTTAGGATTGACGCAAACCCAAGTCGGTCAAGCCTTAAGCGTCACCGAGGGTCCTGCTTACAGCCAAAGTGCCATCTGCAG TGCCCTGGCGTCTCAGATGTTCGCGGCGGCGCAACTCTCATCGCAACAGCAAGCAAT GTTCGAGAAGTTGGACATAACGCCGAAGAGCGCCCAGAAGATCAAGCCGGTGTTGGAGCGGTGGATGAAGGAGGCCGAAGAAAG TTTTGCTGTTTCCAGATACAAAAGCGGACAGAACCACCTGACGGACTTCATCGGCATCGAGCCGTCCAAGAAGAGGAAACGGAGGACGTCGTTCACTCCTCAAGCTTTGGAGCTGCTCAACGCCCACTTCGAAAGGAACACCCACCCTTCGGGCACGGAAATAACGGGGCTGGCCCACCAGTTGGGGTACGAAAGGGAGGTCATACGGATCTGGTTCTGCAACAAGAGGCAAGCTTTAAAAAACACGGTGCGGATGATGTCAAAAAGCATGGTATAA